Proteins found in one Bremerella volcania genomic segment:
- a CDS encoding TolC family protein has protein sequence MRINPSRNRANLPLSPIPSCWVAMALLMSVLFVVGCHSPGFYRVQADDDAYHLVAEKNNDPRWHLNRTSIDPSPQSRMFDPFSPDCPPMPLDDPAANQFMHVVDHKPAYWGWENEGVTDEVANPNWMAYLPLNEEGELVLNVDRAVELARLNSPTYQRELEDLYLSALDVSFERFRFDAQFFGGYEVFYTADGPERGGGNSSSVLETNTRNIQMEKLFATGGQLVVGFANSMMWEFSGPNTDSVNSLIDFSLVQPLLRGGGRKVVLENLTQQERNLLAAVRDMERFNQSFYLDIVAGRGLTAGPRVGGGLPSIGPNGSFGVGGYYGLLQRQQTIRNQESNIASLRSSLAQLEALFEAGRIDSFQVELTRQSLFQTQSSLLSNKTQLANSLDQFKIDMGLPPELNLELERDPFFDQFNLIDPAFTPVTNKLNDIQITVGNSILEVLPDPEEIDPNLPLEPELVWDEEVEARLKAVQTLTQQLKVILQLVQEDFFPLVEQDVSRLEEALPARIEDLEEITEKLAGYSENVQDETVSGGVLSTRRLEELPPQLRTVLADLKVRFAQHTTILDEINANVGKLIESGPAMQPKQLYGQAKLAVFDPVPDEITTLISDVLGLSLVQARARAETVSLVPVDISSDTALDVARVYRLDWMNAQAAYVDSWRNIQVVANDLMSDLDIVFTGEIGNIGDNPVKFNSDNGRLRAGLEWDAPLTRLVERNNYREAQIQYQRTRRAYYQYRDFISQGLRDTIRTLDLNRINFELRRAAVQVAISQVERTQLRLQEPAKPNQNNQQFDSSTARDLLNALDSLLSAQNDFLSVGVNYEVLRRGLDVDMGTIQLDERGVWIDPGPIEGSYWEEKLQQMQFDHEIPELSEESDLSSGVPEEIESSGGLQLEVDGAEPAELPPPPGELKPTSVEAVDLRLDPPK, from the coding sequence ATGCGAATCAATCCATCCCGAAATCGAGCCAATCTTCCGCTATCGCCCATTCCGAGCTGTTGGGTTGCGATGGCGTTGTTGATGAGCGTGCTCTTTGTAGTGGGCTGCCACTCGCCGGGGTTTTACCGAGTCCAGGCAGACGACGACGCGTACCATCTGGTTGCCGAGAAGAATAATGATCCTCGGTGGCACCTGAATCGGACCTCGATTGATCCTAGCCCGCAGTCCCGAATGTTTGATCCATTCAGTCCTGATTGCCCTCCAATGCCGTTGGATGACCCGGCCGCCAATCAATTCATGCATGTGGTAGATCACAAGCCAGCCTACTGGGGCTGGGAAAATGAGGGCGTTACGGACGAAGTCGCCAATCCCAACTGGATGGCTTATCTTCCGTTGAACGAAGAAGGGGAATTGGTTTTGAACGTTGATCGCGCCGTGGAACTGGCACGATTGAATTCCCCTACTTACCAACGAGAGTTGGAAGACCTCTACCTGTCAGCACTCGATGTCAGCTTCGAACGTTTTCGATTCGATGCCCAGTTCTTCGGAGGCTATGAAGTCTTCTACACGGCGGACGGCCCCGAACGCGGGGGCGGGAACTCGTCGAGTGTGCTGGAAACGAATACCCGCAACATTCAGATGGAAAAGCTGTTTGCGACCGGAGGACAATTGGTGGTTGGTTTCGCCAATAGCATGATGTGGGAGTTTTCGGGTCCCAATACCGATTCGGTCAACAGTTTGATCGACTTCTCGCTTGTGCAACCGTTACTACGTGGCGGTGGTCGTAAGGTGGTTCTCGAGAACCTTACCCAACAGGAACGAAATCTGCTTGCGGCTGTTCGCGATATGGAACGATTCAATCAATCCTTCTATCTCGATATCGTTGCCGGGCGTGGGTTAACCGCCGGGCCTCGCGTTGGTGGAGGGCTTCCCTCGATCGGGCCCAATGGTTCGTTTGGTGTGGGTGGTTATTACGGTTTGCTGCAGCGACAACAAACCATTCGCAACCAGGAAAGCAACATCGCGTCGCTACGCAGCAGCCTGGCCCAGTTGGAAGCACTGTTCGAGGCAGGGCGTATCGACTCGTTCCAGGTGGAACTTACCCGGCAGTCTCTCTTTCAAACACAAAGCTCTTTGTTGTCGAACAAGACGCAGCTGGCGAATTCGTTGGATCAGTTCAAGATCGACATGGGGCTTCCGCCTGAGTTGAATTTAGAGTTGGAGCGAGATCCCTTCTTTGACCAATTTAACCTGATCGATCCGGCGTTTACTCCGGTGACTAACAAGCTGAACGACATTCAGATCACGGTGGGGAATTCCATTCTGGAAGTCTTGCCAGATCCGGAAGAGATCGATCCGAATCTACCGCTGGAACCCGAGTTGGTCTGGGACGAGGAAGTTGAAGCACGGCTTAAGGCGGTGCAAACTTTGACGCAGCAGTTGAAGGTGATTCTGCAACTGGTTCAGGAAGACTTCTTTCCGCTGGTCGAGCAAGACGTCTCGCGTCTGGAGGAGGCTCTGCCGGCCCGCATCGAAGATCTCGAAGAGATTACCGAGAAGCTTGCTGGGTACAGCGAAAACGTTCAAGACGAAACGGTCTCTGGGGGCGTGCTCAGTACGCGCCGGCTGGAGGAACTTCCCCCCCAGCTTCGAACGGTGCTTGCCGATCTGAAAGTACGATTCGCCCAACACACGACGATCCTGGACGAAATCAACGCGAACGTCGGCAAGCTGATCGAAAGCGGGCCGGCGATGCAGCCCAAGCAGTTGTACGGTCAGGCAAAGCTTGCCGTGTTCGATCCCGTGCCGGATGAAATCACGACACTTATTTCCGATGTCTTGGGATTGTCACTGGTTCAAGCTCGTGCCCGAGCCGAAACCGTTTCGCTTGTCCCTGTCGATATCTCGTCGGATACCGCGCTCGATGTGGCACGGGTTTATCGTCTCGACTGGATGAATGCCCAAGCGGCCTATGTCGACTCGTGGCGAAACATACAAGTCGTCGCGAACGATCTCATGAGTGATCTCGACATCGTTTTTACCGGCGAGATAGGCAACATCGGGGATAACCCCGTCAAGTTCAACAGCGATAATGGTCGGCTGCGAGCTGGCCTTGAGTGGGACGCCCCGCTCACGCGATTGGTGGAACGAAACAACTATCGAGAAGCTCAAATCCAATATCAACGGACACGCAGGGCTTATTATCAGTACCGAGACTTCATCAGCCAAGGGCTTCGCGACACCATTCGTACGCTCGACTTGAATCGTATCAATTTCGAGCTGCGGCGGGCTGCGGTTCAGGTGGCGATCTCTCAGGTCGAACGAACGCAGTTGCGATTACAGGAGCCTGCCAAGCCCAACCAGAACAATCAGCAATTCGACTCGAGTACTGCTCGTGACTTGTTGAACGCGTTAGACAGTCTTCTTTCCGCGCAGAACGATTTCCTCTCGGTGGGCGTCAACTACGAAGTTCTCCGGCGCGGTCTCGATGTCGATATGGGAACGATTCAGCTGGACGAACGAGGTGTTTGGATCGATCCGGGCCCGATTGAGGGATCGTATTGGGAAGAGAAACTTCAGCAGATGCAGTTTGACCACGAAATCCCGGAACTATCGGAAGAGTCTGATCTTTCGTCAGGCGTTCCCGAGGAGATCGAGTCCTCGGGCGGATTGCAGCTGGAAGTCGACGGAGCTGAGCCCGCTGAGCTTCCTCCTCCACCAGGCGAGCTTAAGCCGACAAGCGTTGAAGCCGTAGACCTGCGGTTAGATCCCCCCAAATAG
- a CDS encoding FAD-dependent oxidoreductase: protein MEKVHVNALIIGGGATGLWLLDQLRREGRSALLVESKSLGTGQTIAAQGILHSGLKYSLQGLLTASAREAREMPAIWRKCLEDNSLPNLSQTKIRSQSFYLWGTSSASSKLGMWGARLGLQVTPQAVSPHNAPTLLKGCSGSIFSVAEQVISCESLLANLAETNQKQIVQVAENQGTEVRLGSDGHVRSVVLNSPDGQQVEVIADWNVFSAGKGNAALRIAAGLDPRKQQTRPLHMVMVRGGLQEFYGHCVDGATTRVSITSAKRNNGEIVWQVGGKIAEEGVDMDRADLISRARTELLETMPGISLEDAWWATYRVDRAEGITMTGGRPDSFRIEKEGNVLTAWPTKLVLVPQLIQGLAGTIRSSSARRIEDLEKLNAWPRPAIAKAPWDREQFWTSLNLPESAAA, encoded by the coding sequence GCCGCGAGGGCCGATCAGCGCTGCTTGTCGAATCCAAATCGCTGGGAACGGGACAGACCATCGCCGCCCAGGGAATCCTTCACAGTGGCTTGAAGTATTCGCTTCAAGGATTATTGACCGCGTCTGCCCGTGAAGCCCGCGAAATGCCAGCGATCTGGCGAAAGTGTCTTGAGGATAATTCGCTGCCCAATCTATCGCAGACCAAGATCCGATCGCAGTCGTTTTACCTTTGGGGAACCAGTTCGGCTTCGTCCAAGCTTGGCATGTGGGGAGCACGTCTCGGACTTCAAGTCACTCCCCAAGCCGTAAGCCCACATAATGCCCCTACGCTGCTCAAGGGATGCTCCGGATCCATTTTTAGCGTCGCGGAACAGGTTATCTCTTGCGAGTCTCTGTTGGCGAACCTGGCCGAAACCAATCAGAAGCAAATTGTTCAGGTCGCAGAGAATCAGGGAACGGAGGTTCGACTCGGTTCGGATGGGCATGTCCGGTCCGTTGTTCTGAACTCACCAGACGGGCAGCAAGTTGAAGTCATCGCTGACTGGAACGTCTTCTCGGCCGGGAAAGGGAATGCTGCCCTGCGTATTGCCGCTGGCTTGGACCCACGAAAGCAACAGACGCGGCCGCTTCATATGGTGATGGTTCGCGGCGGACTGCAAGAGTTCTACGGTCACTGCGTCGACGGTGCGACGACTCGCGTTTCGATCACTTCCGCCAAGCGGAACAATGGAGAAATCGTGTGGCAAGTCGGCGGTAAGATTGCCGAAGAAGGGGTCGACATGGATCGCGCCGATTTGATCTCAAGGGCACGTACGGAACTTCTGGAAACGATGCCGGGTATCTCATTGGAAGATGCATGGTGGGCGACCTATCGTGTGGATCGTGCGGAAGGCATCACAATGACTGGCGGCCGTCCCGATTCGTTCCGCATCGAAAAGGAAGGGAACGTCCTCACGGCCTGGCCGACGAAGTTGGTGCTGGTTCCTCAACTGATTCAAGGGCTGGCCGGCACGATTCGCTCGTCCTCTGCTCGCCGTATTGAAGACCTTGAGAAGCTGAATGCGTGGCCTCGTCCGGCCATTGCAAAAGCACCTTGGGATCGTGAGCAATTCTGGACCTCCCTCAATCTACCTGAATCGGCAGCAGCCTAG
- a CDS encoding CDK-activating kinase assembly factor MAT1, which produces MTVFYIVIAVLVLLFGIFSYLNAANWNVLHVLGLFLTFGAAFAYLVLAAAVLRTESSWKKLAEQKDKELNQAVSQVELLETGRTVNPQSGRLESVDDPTDSLVGAKAELKRVMYDRGRLWRNVTRGAINNNQVGLTLPPVQAPVTNNPAGGAAAPASVPTQRSLAPDDIVYAFGQMNHPEDPTLNVPAYFIGEFVVRTIQDQNMTVESTTKLDRAQQQTLNLPNQWMLYDKMPVDDHEVFDDMDDAQLASLIRGACSRMGLPQPMQDEVLTSIQRNGEPAGADDPEIAVMSRVTFQQDYEVPVDAQVDTSGITQEFEPASGLAAAAFLKQGEPTKFTKGDQVILSTSRDPGKALVDQGIVTVDEKVYIRPLNDFVFQFHAYKSQVEDMRDTAYTLNEDIKMLTEADNIAKDVIAYREQEKANLQADKDKVVYEQEQIAEYKQKLLSFLTETLKVNSRLYRTNQTLVEELQRASDAVLRKLGQEELDKADPDSLTLAY; this is translated from the coding sequence ATGACCGTCTTTTACATTGTCATTGCCGTGCTCGTTCTGCTGTTCGGGATTTTCTCGTACCTGAACGCGGCTAACTGGAATGTTCTGCATGTGTTGGGTCTTTTCCTAACCTTCGGTGCAGCCTTTGCTTATTTGGTTTTGGCCGCCGCCGTGCTGCGAACCGAATCGAGTTGGAAGAAACTAGCCGAACAGAAAGATAAGGAACTGAATCAAGCTGTTTCCCAGGTGGAACTTCTTGAAACGGGTCGAACCGTCAATCCGCAATCAGGTCGCTTGGAATCGGTGGACGATCCAACCGACAGCCTGGTTGGTGCCAAAGCAGAACTCAAACGAGTCATGTATGACCGCGGCCGTTTGTGGAGAAACGTCACCCGTGGTGCGATCAACAACAATCAAGTTGGCCTAACGCTTCCTCCAGTCCAGGCACCCGTGACGAATAACCCAGCCGGCGGTGCTGCTGCTCCTGCATCTGTGCCAACGCAGCGATCGTTGGCACCGGATGACATCGTTTATGCGTTCGGACAAATGAATCACCCGGAAGATCCCACGCTGAACGTTCCGGCTTACTTCATTGGCGAATTCGTCGTTCGCACGATTCAAGATCAGAACATGACCGTCGAATCGACGACGAAACTGGACCGAGCTCAGCAACAAACGCTGAATTTGCCGAATCAGTGGATGCTGTATGACAAGATGCCGGTCGACGATCATGAAGTCTTCGACGACATGGACGATGCGCAACTGGCCTCCCTGATTCGCGGCGCATGCTCGCGGATGGGGCTCCCTCAGCCGATGCAGGACGAAGTGCTCACCAGCATCCAACGTAACGGCGAACCAGCCGGTGCCGACGATCCTGAAATTGCCGTGATGAGCAGAGTCACCTTCCAGCAGGATTACGAAGTGCCCGTCGATGCCCAGGTCGACACCTCAGGCATTACCCAGGAATTTGAGCCTGCATCGGGCTTGGCTGCCGCGGCATTCCTGAAGCAGGGAGAGCCAACCAAATTCACCAAGGGGGACCAGGTCATCCTGTCGACCTCGCGTGATCCAGGCAAGGCGCTCGTCGATCAAGGGATCGTTACCGTTGACGAGAAGGTCTATATTCGACCCCTCAACGACTTCGTATTCCAGTTCCATGCGTACAAATCGCAAGTCGAAGACATGCGTGACACGGCTTACACGTTGAACGAAGACATCAAGATGTTGACCGAAGCCGACAACATCGCCAAGGACGTCATCGCCTACCGCGAGCAGGAAAAGGCCAATCTTCAGGCCGACAAAGACAAGGTCGTTTACGAGCAGGAACAGATTGCCGAGTACAAGCAAAAACTGCTTAGCTTCCTGACCGAAACCTTGAAGGTCAACAGCCGGCTATATCGCACCAATCAAACGCTGGTCGAAGAACTTCAGCGTGCCAGCGATGCTGTTTTGCGGAAGCTGGGCCAGGAAGAACTCGACAAGGCCGATCCTGATTCGCTGACGCTGGCCTACTAA
- a CDS encoding aldo/keto reductase, which translates to MQLGPIGFGAFKIGRNAKIKYPRPYDLPGDEEVTRLLDGLIDLGINHFDTAPAYGISEQRLGTWLSRRDVPIVISTKVGELFEDGNSRYVFDEASVRASVANSLRLMRRDVLDVVLIHTPHDDVTVLKKTPVVETLQSLKEAGDIRAIGLSGKTPEAATMALDWADLLMVEFNADDTSHAAVIEEAARREIGVLVKKGLASGHLPADQAIPFVLNQPGVTSLVIGGINLKHMADNLRIAEAALSQESV; encoded by the coding sequence TTGCAACTAGGACCCATCGGGTTTGGTGCCTTCAAGATTGGCCGCAATGCGAAGATAAAGTATCCGCGTCCCTACGATCTGCCTGGTGACGAGGAAGTTACCAGGCTTCTCGATGGGCTGATTGACCTTGGAATCAATCATTTTGACACGGCCCCTGCGTACGGTATTAGCGAACAACGTCTGGGTACTTGGCTCAGCCGGCGCGATGTGCCAATTGTCATCTCCACGAAAGTGGGTGAGTTATTTGAAGATGGCAATTCGCGATATGTCTTCGATGAGGCTTCTGTACGTGCAAGCGTGGCTAACAGCTTACGACTCATGCGGCGAGATGTGCTCGATGTCGTGCTGATCCATACACCTCACGATGATGTGACCGTGTTGAAGAAGACGCCTGTCGTCGAGACGCTGCAATCGCTAAAGGAAGCGGGAGATATCCGGGCGATCGGACTCTCTGGCAAAACGCCGGAGGCTGCGACAATGGCACTCGACTGGGCCGATCTGCTGATGGTCGAGTTCAATGCGGATGATACATCGCACGCGGCAGTCATCGAGGAAGCCGCTCGTCGCGAGATTGGCGTGCTGGTAAAGAAGGGGCTCGCCTCCGGGCATCTGCCTGCGGACCAGGCGATACCTTTCGTACTGAATCAGCCAGGCGTGACGAGCCTGGTAATCGGTGGGATCAATCTGAAGCATATGGCCGACAATCTAAGAATTGCCGAGGCCGCGTTGTCGCAAGAATCGGTCTAA
- a CDS encoding rhomboid family intramembrane serine protease has translation MSFSMGGQSATMLLVYINVGVFLVDWLLQLDLARWLGVHDSTLYQPWMWFQYLTYGFLHAISGPHAGWHIFGNMFMLWMFGRIVETRTGKAEFLKLYLLSVVVCGIAWNAIVVLLGQNAGPMVGASGAVSTIFALFVCLYPKMTVYLGFLIPVPAWVVGAIMLLSNVFGQQDDIAYSAHLAGIGLGVAYFFSGIQLGQFIPSKLALPKWSLRSRPKLRIHTEEEDFDPYNDSDEEAERILEKVNQSGMESLSEAERKKLEAYSRRMRQKLS, from the coding sequence ATGTCCTTCTCTATGGGAGGCCAGTCCGCCACAATGCTGCTGGTCTACATCAACGTAGGCGTTTTCCTGGTCGATTGGCTTCTTCAGTTGGACCTCGCCCGATGGCTGGGCGTTCACGATTCGACGCTTTATCAACCGTGGATGTGGTTTCAGTACCTGACCTACGGGTTTCTTCACGCGATCTCCGGCCCCCACGCTGGCTGGCACATTTTCGGCAATATGTTCATGCTGTGGATGTTTGGTCGTATCGTTGAAACCCGCACCGGCAAAGCCGAATTCCTGAAGTTGTATTTGCTGAGCGTCGTCGTCTGCGGGATCGCCTGGAACGCCATCGTTGTCCTACTCGGCCAGAACGCGGGCCCGATGGTGGGTGCCTCCGGGGCCGTATCGACGATCTTCGCGCTGTTCGTCTGCCTGTATCCCAAGATGACCGTCTACCTGGGCTTCCTGATTCCCGTTCCCGCTTGGGTGGTAGGCGCGATCATGCTGCTGTCCAATGTCTTTGGGCAGCAAGATGACATCGCCTATTCGGCTCACTTGGCGGGAATCGGTCTGGGCGTGGCCTACTTCTTCAGTGGCATCCAACTGGGGCAGTTCATCCCCAGCAAGCTGGCCCTTCCGAAGTGGTCATTGCGGTCACGTCCGAAGCTACGGATTCATACCGAGGAAGAAGATTTCGATCCCTACAACGACTCGGACGAAGAAGCCGAACGCATTCTGGAAAAGGTGAATCAATCCGGGATGGAGTCGCTTAGCGAGGCCGAGCGAAAGAAACTGGAAGCCTACAGCCGCAGGATGCGGCAAAAATTGAGCTGA
- a CDS encoding formylglycine-generating enzyme family protein, which yields MSAGRNNSKTILGLGLVCLISGAAIYLTYGQNVDSAPPSLAVPANVEAEVDTDPILIPGGTYLIGSDTGPRDTRPARSIHLTPFRIDRTEVTNAMFAEFVQATGYQTDAERRGYSLCFDETSRQFTRQDGANWQHPDGPESSILGKETFPVIHVSWYDANAYAKWAGKSLPTEFQWEAAARGQSLRGDFPWPLDSKLQAHQLANLWQGEFPLRDQSLDEYHGIAPVASFPASEHGIFDLAGNVAEWTSSFYAEDSYALIGEVDPSGASRGEMRVTRGGSWLSSDQTGVSEATVWYRGKLTPETSTNFTGFRCVSRDEPSR from the coding sequence ATGTCTGCTGGGCGAAACAACTCGAAAACTATCTTAGGGCTAGGCTTGGTCTGTCTCATCTCTGGGGCAGCGATCTACCTCACCTACGGGCAAAACGTCGATTCAGCACCTCCTTCGCTTGCTGTCCCAGCCAACGTCGAAGCGGAAGTTGACACCGATCCGATCTTAATCCCAGGCGGAACATATTTAATTGGCAGCGATACAGGGCCACGCGATACGCGGCCGGCTCGAAGCATCCACCTGACGCCATTTCGGATCGATCGCACCGAAGTGACGAACGCCATGTTCGCGGAATTCGTTCAAGCAACCGGCTACCAAACCGACGCAGAAAGACGAGGATACAGCCTATGCTTTGACGAGACCTCTCGCCAATTCACCCGTCAGGATGGAGCCAACTGGCAACATCCCGATGGGCCGGAATCTTCCATCCTCGGTAAAGAGACATTTCCAGTCATTCATGTCTCGTGGTACGACGCGAACGCCTATGCCAAGTGGGCAGGCAAAAGCCTACCAACCGAATTCCAATGGGAAGCCGCCGCACGGGGACAATCGCTAAGGGGCGACTTTCCGTGGCCCCTCGATTCGAAGTTACAAGCCCACCAACTCGCAAACCTCTGGCAGGGAGAATTTCCCCTACGCGATCAATCACTGGATGAGTATCACGGGATTGCGCCCGTAGCATCCTTTCCTGCCTCAGAGCACGGTATCTTTGATCTGGCCGGAAATGTCGCGGAGTGGACTTCCAGCTTCTATGCCGAAGACAGCTATGCCCTAATTGGCGAGGTCGATCCCTCAGGAGCAAGCCGCGGAGAAATGCGTGTCACACGCGGTGGCAGTTGGCTCAGTTCCGACCAGACAGGCGTAAGCGAAGCGACCGTCTGGTATCGTGGAAAGCTTACGCCTGAGACAAGCACGAACTTCACAGGCTTCCGCTGCGTGAGCCGCGACGAGCCATCGCGTTAG
- a CDS encoding MarR family transcriptional regulator, producing the protein MANSERTSPHVAVELIRMAIEMASCEKTMRAAIAEVVSPFSLSENAFFVLVLCQQNLDRPLPQSKLAKTVGLSPAQLSNLVEQLRQEDWIEASRDERDRRRQYWTLTDDGNRRLEAILPRFHEAWQFDQLPVDPRTLLEGFRQLVALLGDSLNTQAVASSVSPVKSHAA; encoded by the coding sequence ATGGCAAACTCGGAGCGAACATCGCCACATGTGGCGGTGGAATTGATTCGTATGGCCATTGAAATGGCGTCATGTGAGAAAACGATGCGGGCTGCGATCGCGGAAGTGGTTTCACCGTTTTCTCTCTCAGAAAATGCCTTTTTCGTTTTGGTGTTGTGCCAGCAAAACTTGGATCGGCCCCTGCCGCAGTCCAAGTTGGCCAAGACCGTGGGGCTTTCTCCGGCTCAGCTGAGCAATCTGGTCGAGCAACTTCGGCAAGAGGATTGGATTGAAGCCAGTCGCGATGAACGTGATCGGCGGCGCCAGTACTGGACGCTTACCGACGACGGCAATCGCAGACTTGAAGCAATCCTTCCTCGATTTCACGAAGCTTGGCAATTCGATCAGCTTCCCGTCGATCCGCGAACGCTGCTGGAAGGATTTCGGCAATTGGTCGCACTGCTTGGCGATTCGTTGAATACCCAAGCAGTAGCATCGTCGGTTTCCCCTGTCAAATCCCACGCCGCATAG